The Nostoc sp. NIES-3756 DNA window AGTACCTTCGTCTGGCGATAGCTTAATTAACTCTTCGTAAGTTTGTCGCGCTCCAGCCTCAGCCGCAATGTTAGCTCTTAAATCTCGAACTACATCTCCACCTTCATTCAAATAATTCGCTGTCCAGGCATTACCTTGACTGTCCAAGAAATGAGGTCCCATACCTCTTACAGCGAAGAGGGTACTTTTATAAGCTTCTGTTTGATCCACATTCTTGGTATGTGCTTCAATGAGTTTACCAACCATCTCTAAGTGACTAAATTCTTCGATGGCGATATCTTGCAGCATATCCTTAATTCCAGCATTTTCAACATGGAATGATTGCACCCAATATTGTAATGCTGCCGATAATTCTCCTGTTGCTCCGCCAAACTGCTCTAAAAGTAATTGAGCAAAACGAGGGTTGGCTTCATCGATGTTGACAACATGAATCGGCTCTTTCTTGTGATAAAACATGAACTGCCTCTTCGATTAAGTTCGACAACTGAAATCCTAAGCCAATGCTTAGTAACTAATATTTAAACAATTACAGCAGATAAAGAATACGATTATTGATTCTTAAATCAAAGTACTGCTATTTCATGAATTTTCTCTTAGAAGCCAGTTTTGTAATTCTAGAGATAGAAAAAACTGGCTTCTTGCGTCTTGTGCATTTTAGTAATATAAAGTTAGACGCTTCTGCTTCTGCTGAGTAGTCCCCAAAGATAAATGGCAATAATTGCACCAATGACAGCAATTAA harbors:
- a CDS encoding manganese catalase family protein, with product MFYHKKEPIHVVNIDEANPRFAQLLLEQFGGATGELSAALQYWVQSFHVENAGIKDMLQDIAIEEFSHLEMVGKLIEAHTKNVDQTEAYKSTLFAVRGMGPHFLDSQGNAWTANYLNEGGDVVRDLRANIAAEAGARQTYEELIKLSPDEGTKETLVHLLTREISHTQMFMKALDSLGKLTDPFFGNIQPDETVALYYNLSSNGNGHDERGPWNSEPAFKYVANPLEKHS